Genomic DNA from Setaria italica strain Yugu1 chromosome V, Setaria_italica_v2.0, whole genome shotgun sequence:
gcCAATCAGGAttaaaggaggtctttagtcccaggtgaatgactcgggactaaagaggggacctttagtcccgaatagTTAATCCTGGTTGGATATTCGAGAGATACGACTCTCTCCAATCAGAACTACTGCTCGGTTTTCAACCGGTGTTCTGTATTCTGTAATAATCTCATTTGATACGGCGGCAGAAACACCAACATTGCTATATTACAAGACCAAATGGTTTGTACAGTAGTAGGACAGTAATAAAAAAGCAAATACGCACAGCACACAGTCCTGCAATAATGCAGCCACAACATTATTGGAAAGGATATGAACGAAGCGAGCACGCTACATTACTACATATCCAAATCATGTCCCATGTCGTCGGCTTGAGCGATCATGTCATGGCTTGATCTCCATATGGGTGCTGATCTTCTTCAGCGACGGCCTCGCCATAACTCTCGCCCACCACGCCTTGATGTGCGGGTACGAGTCGAAGAGCGACGCGTGCGGCGTCGCCGTCATGATGTGGAAGGTGAACGGGAAGTGGTTGAGGTCCGCGAAGCTGAAGAAGTTCCCGGCGAGGTACTTGCTCTTCGTCCTGGACAGATGCGCCTCGTAGACGTCGAGTACCTTCCTGAGCTTCTCCAGGCTCTCGCCAACGATCTTCTGGTCCGGCACCGTGCCGAGCCTGGCCGGGTACACGACGCACTCGTAGAAGatgggcgccatggccgggAAGTAGTGGTGCGCCTCCACCTCCGTCCACGCGTCCAccatcgccgcctcctccgggtTGCCTTCTCGCAGGAGGTCGTCTTGGGCTGACTTGGCGTATTTGCGGAGTACATACTTTGAGATAGCTCGGGACTCTAGAAATTCATCAACGAGTTAGGCACATACGCAGCAGCTAGCGTTGTGAATTTGGATTGTTACTGTAAGCGTACCGAAGAGCATGATGTCCCCATCCTGAAACGCTGGGATTTGGCCGAACGGCTGCAAGTAAACATCAGGCATGCATGTACCGAGCACATCGATCAGTTTCTACTGATACGAGTCAAAAGATTGATGACGATCGATGAAATTAATCCATGAAAAAAGGACGATGGAGCATGTACAGATGCAATAATGAAGTGATAGGATCCAAGGTTGCCAATTACGTACGTTTCTTGCGAGGTGCTTGAGGCCCTTGTGCTCCCTGGCCATGTAGTCGACCTCGACGACCTCGTACTCGACGCCCACCTCCTCCAGGCACGCCATCACCCGCGCGGCGTTGGCGAACACCGCCGACCCGAACACCTTCACCGGCGCCATGCTTTGATTTGCTTGCGAGGAGAGGCCGCACCGGTGAAGGCCAGCAGCGCGCGTGCTAGATCTGCACAGCTTGTCGCGGTTGCTTAAAGCCTGTGCACAGATGATGGTGCCTGGGGTCTTGTCATATGTCAATGGACCAGGAAGGAGGCCATGACAGCAGATGGCCCGGACTACCGGAAGGTCCATGAACCATGGTGACTTGATGAGTGTGACAGTGCTAGCGTGGTAAACGGATCGGTGTTCGGTTACTTAGTTCTTATCCTATCAAATTTTTTTATACTAACTagtaaaactaattacacagatggagactaatacacgagatgaatctattaaacctaattaattcaatgttagtacatatttactgtaacgtcaaatcatgaactaattaaacttaatagatttgtctcgcgaattagcctccatccgtgcaattaattttataattagtctatatttaatattcttaattagtatttaaatattcgatgtgatatggattaaactttagtccgtgaaGAAACGAAACGGGCCCTAGCCAGGCCAAGCTAAGCAGTCCCTGTCAGAATTGATTTGGCGATTGATTCGACGGCAGAATCAAGCCCTACCTATCCATGAGCCCAAGTCGCCGCTCGTCGACCACTAGATTTTGTGAGCATTGGCCGCAAGCCATAACGAAATTTAGTCGGTTTGGCTACCAGATATTAGTTGCCCAGTTGCTGATAGCATCTTCTGCGCGTGGAGCATAAAAAAATACTTGGTGTGCATACGAAAGATGATAAcctaaaataatgataaaatgCAAATTTGTTATCTAACTATACTAAAAGTAGCATTGCATCGATGCATcgaaccaaaaaaaaat
This window encodes:
- the LOC101764756 gene encoding probable glutathione S-transferase GSTF1, whose translation is MDLPVVRAICCHGLLPGPLTYDKTPGTIICAQALSNRDKLCRSSTRAAGLHRCGLSSQANQSMAPVKVFGSAVFANAARVMACLEEVGVEYEVVEVDYMAREHKGLKHLARNPFGQIPAFQDGDIMLFESRAISKYVLRKYAKSAQDDLLREGNPEEAAMVDAWTEVEAHHYFPAMAPIFYECVVYPARLGTVPDQKIVGESLEKLRKVLDVYEAHLSRTKSKYLAGNFFSFADLNHFPFTFHIMTATPHASLFDSYPHIKAWWARVMARPSLKKISTHMEIKP